A region of Streptomyces sp. R44 DNA encodes the following proteins:
- a CDS encoding TetR family transcriptional regulator → MTYDLVLGAAAAEFALHGFAGTNLADITARTGLTKGALYGHFSSKADLAGELTRSFEAAWADALATAAGEAEESGAALPTLRRLLVGLARRVYEDVPFAAGLRLVMDTALAEGTSPAPLGELCRVVALLVRKGQEEGSVRTAHSADLLARLVVALLVGAPAVVTATDATGPAELVSEVWDLLEPALSGSRGD, encoded by the coding sequence ATGACCTATGACCTGGTGCTCGGCGCGGCAGCCGCCGAGTTCGCCCTGCACGGATTCGCGGGGACGAACCTGGCCGACATCACGGCCCGCACCGGACTGACCAAAGGAGCCCTCTACGGGCACTTCTCCTCGAAGGCCGATCTCGCGGGCGAACTGACCCGCTCCTTCGAGGCCGCCTGGGCCGACGCCCTCGCCACCGCCGCCGGCGAGGCGGAGGAGAGCGGCGCCGCACTGCCCACCCTGCGGAGACTGCTCGTCGGCCTCGCCCGCCGGGTGTACGAGGACGTGCCCTTCGCCGCCGGACTGCGCCTGGTCATGGACACCGCCCTCGCCGAAGGGACCTCGCCCGCCCCCCTCGGCGAGCTCTGTCGTGTCGTGGCCCTCCTCGTCCGCAAGGGCCAGGAGGAAGGTTCCGTCCGCACCGCCCACTCGGCCGACCTGCTGGCCCGGCTCGTCGTGGCCCTCCTCGTCGGGGCCCCCGCCGTGGTGACGGCGACGGACGCGACCGGTCCCGCCGAGCTGGTGAGCGAGGTGTGGGACCTTCTGGAGCCCGCGTTGTCGGGATCCCGCGGCGACTGA
- a CDS encoding acyl-CoA dehydrogenase family protein: MTVVDAPAFVTADHLRAAAARHAEEAERTGRLHPEVVGAMTAVGLARHFVPRRWGGTAGGFVELLDTVAGAGAACASTAWCAVLLAAHGRLAAHLPSEGQREVWGDSPDVRVAAAIVPPAGRLVRAPGGWSLSGEWAFASGIEHADWVLLASLDHSGAGAPAYRVLAVPREEVGIRRTWDAVGLRATGSHSVTVDGVYVPEHRTFLREALVAGVAGADAAPCHRVPYQLVAALLFALPALGAARGALDAWTGLVGPRRLPDGRPLTGDPTVQQTLARCSAEIEAARLLLETAATRADGRAAGETGTAFGPRDATLAAALDPRDLVVAAALNQRDVALAVDLLTGAVERLMRTGGARGLHAGGGLERAWRDIHAIAAHAALQPAPAPAAYAATVFPPAV; the protein is encoded by the coding sequence ATGACAGTCGTCGACGCCCCCGCCTTCGTCACGGCCGACCACCTGCGGGCCGCCGCCGCGCGCCACGCCGAGGAGGCGGAGCGGACCGGGCGGCTCCACCCCGAGGTCGTCGGGGCGATGACCGCCGTCGGTCTCGCCCGGCACTTCGTGCCCCGCCGCTGGGGCGGTACGGCCGGAGGCTTCGTCGAGCTGCTCGACACCGTCGCCGGAGCCGGTGCGGCCTGCGCCTCCACCGCCTGGTGCGCGGTGCTGCTCGCCGCCCACGGCCGCCTCGCCGCGCACCTTCCGTCCGAGGGGCAGCGCGAGGTGTGGGGCGACTCGCCCGACGTGCGCGTCGCGGCGGCGATCGTGCCCCCGGCCGGCCGGCTGGTCCGGGCGCCCGGCGGCTGGAGCCTGTCGGGGGAGTGGGCCTTCGCCAGCGGGATCGAGCACGCCGACTGGGTCCTCCTCGCCTCCCTCGACCACTCGGGGGCCGGGGCCCCCGCGTACCGGGTGCTCGCCGTGCCGCGCGAGGAGGTCGGGATCCGGCGGACCTGGGACGCGGTCGGGCTGCGCGCCACCGGCAGCCACAGCGTCACGGTCGACGGGGTGTACGTGCCCGAGCACCGCACCTTCCTCCGCGAAGCCCTCGTGGCCGGCGTCGCCGGCGCCGACGCGGCGCCCTGCCACCGGGTGCCGTACCAGCTGGTCGCCGCCCTCCTCTTCGCGCTGCCCGCGCTCGGCGCGGCGCGCGGGGCCCTGGACGCCTGGACCGGGCTCGTCGGCCCGCGCCGCCTCCCCGACGGGCGGCCGCTCACCGGCGACCCCACGGTCCAGCAGACCCTGGCCCGCTGCTCGGCGGAGATCGAGGCGGCCCGCCTGCTCCTGGAGACGGCGGCGACGAGAGCCGACGGCCGGGCGGCGGGGGAGACGGGGACCGCCTTCGGCCCGCGTGACGCGACGCTCGCCGCCGCCCTCGACCCGCGGGACCTGGTGGTTGCCGCCGCCCTCAACCAGCGGGACGTGGCGCTGGCCGTCGACCTCCTCACCGGTGCCGTCGAACGCCTGATGCGTACCGGCGGCGCCCGCGGCCTCCACGCCGGCGGCGGCCTGGAGCGCGCCTGGCGCGACATCCACGCGATCGCCGCCCACGCCGCCCTCCAGCCCGCCCCGGCGCCCGCCGCCTACGCGGCGACGGTCTTCCCGCCGGCCGTCTGA
- a CDS encoding FtsX-like permease family protein produces MPPSLLTFTLKDFRAQLRRLVLTGSAVAVGVAFLVLSVGGAGALVQSYEQSAAADVGDAAVQVVPDGTDGSLPAGAAARAARVPEVTSVAERLAGHANVIAPSGRPLDDRALVTSIAADPALRWQRLDAGRWPEGPGEVVLDRDSAERVGAAPGGTVRVTRADGGTADVRLTGLLDTSASAALGSQPAIGVPYAQVKTYATGVRATHLDLSVAQGADPLAVAKAARKALGGTVSAYTHDGAVGNALQGARTLHAVVMTAALSFVLIAMAVARMVVTNTFSVVLAQRARQLALLRCVGTDRDQLLRIIRRQGLMLGALASTAGLVAGAAACALGTTVINGLADLGPIEVSLVPGPWTFALAGVFGVLLTLWAVRKPARAAAAVPPVAALAASGSAKLPEPGSRAVREAVSVLMLVAGAGLLVLGAFGGSPLSLLLVTLGAILTFFAVLRYARYLLPPLVGLLGLALRRPFGTVGRLSVQQLRADARRTAAASSAMLVGVTVAVSAVTAIGAAGGGLDSMLASRMPAVFALDTDTGRVPADAIAALRAERALTVTPVRTATLTVDGRKTVVAAADPAGLNPDAEGVGAARALKDGEAIALAQRRELTVSGTRLTVVTGAAALPVSLYPEAAVYVTGPTLDRLAPHASTVSTVLLNPAGDTGHDAARAAVERALATHPEIRIADTGSDADLIRSLLDRMMLVVTVLLGFSIAIAALGVAATLMLTVEERTREFGMLRAIGLAGEQLRRMLTLESVLLALTGALAGTLLGLLYGTLAARSVLAGHVSPLEALASSGGTALTILAILAATVLTGVAASVLPARRVRRMVVVDALQAA; encoded by the coding sequence ATGCCCCCGTCACTCCTCACCTTCACCCTCAAGGACTTCCGCGCCCAGCTGCGCCGTCTCGTCCTCACCGGCTCGGCCGTCGCCGTCGGCGTGGCGTTCCTCGTGCTCTCCGTCGGCGGCGCGGGCGCCCTCGTCCAGTCGTACGAGCAGTCCGCCGCGGCCGACGTCGGCGACGCCGCCGTCCAGGTCGTCCCGGACGGCACCGACGGGTCGCTGCCCGCCGGCGCGGCGGCCCGCGCCGCACGCGTACCGGAGGTGACGTCGGTGGCGGAGCGCCTCGCCGGTCACGCCAACGTGATCGCTCCCTCCGGTCGTCCCCTCGACGACCGCGCCCTGGTCACCTCGATCGCCGCCGACCCGGCCCTCCGCTGGCAGCGCCTCGACGCGGGCCGCTGGCCCGAGGGCCCGGGCGAGGTCGTCCTCGACCGGGACAGCGCGGAACGCGTCGGCGCGGCGCCCGGCGGCACCGTACGGGTCACGCGGGCCGACGGCGGCACAGCGGACGTCCGGCTCACCGGCCTCCTCGACACCTCCGCCTCGGCGGCCCTCGGCTCGCAGCCCGCGATCGGTGTCCCGTACGCGCAGGTGAAGACGTACGCGACGGGAGTACGGGCCACCCACCTCGACCTCTCCGTGGCCCAGGGCGCGGACCCGCTCGCGGTGGCGAAGGCGGCCAGGAAGGCGCTGGGCGGCACGGTGTCCGCGTACACCCACGACGGCGCCGTGGGCAACGCCCTCCAGGGCGCCAGGACCCTGCACGCGGTCGTCATGACCGCCGCCCTGTCCTTCGTCCTCATCGCGATGGCCGTGGCCCGCATGGTCGTCACCAACACCTTCTCCGTCGTCCTCGCCCAACGCGCCCGCCAGCTCGCCCTGTTGCGCTGCGTCGGCACCGACCGCGACCAGCTCCTCCGGATCATCCGCCGCCAGGGCCTGATGCTCGGCGCGCTCGCCTCCACCGCCGGGCTCGTGGCGGGCGCCGCGGCCTGCGCGCTCGGCACGACCGTGATCAACGGCCTGGCCGACCTCGGCCCGATCGAGGTCTCCCTCGTGCCGGGCCCGTGGACGTTCGCCCTCGCCGGGGTCTTCGGCGTCCTGCTCACCCTGTGGGCGGTCCGCAAGCCGGCACGGGCCGCGGCGGCCGTGCCGCCGGTCGCCGCGCTCGCCGCGAGCGGCTCGGCGAAGCTGCCGGAGCCGGGCAGCCGCGCCGTCCGCGAGGCCGTGTCGGTCTTGATGCTCGTGGCCGGTGCGGGACTGCTCGTGCTCGGGGCGTTCGGCGGCTCGCCGCTCTCCCTCCTGCTGGTGACGCTCGGCGCGATCCTCACGTTCTTCGCCGTACTCCGGTACGCCCGGTACCTGTTGCCCCCGCTCGTCGGACTGCTCGGGCTCGCACTGCGCCGCCCGTTCGGCACGGTCGGCAGGCTGTCCGTGCAGCAGCTGCGGGCCGACGCCCGCCGGACCGCCGCCGCTTCCTCCGCGATGCTCGTCGGCGTGACCGTCGCCGTCTCCGCCGTGACCGCGATCGGCGCGGCCGGGGGCGGCCTGGACAGCATGCTCGCGAGCCGCATGCCGGCCGTCTTCGCCCTCGACACGGACACCGGCCGGGTGCCCGCCGACGCGATCGCCGCGCTGCGCGCCGAACGCGCGCTGACCGTCACCCCGGTCCGTACCGCGACCCTCACCGTCGACGGACGGAAGACGGTCGTCGCCGCCGCGGACCCGGCCGGGCTCAACCCGGACGCGGAGGGCGTCGGCGCGGCCCGCGCACTGAAGGACGGCGAGGCGATCGCCCTCGCCCAGCGCCGGGAACTGACCGTCTCGGGCACCCGGCTCACGGTCGTGACCGGCGCGGCGGCGCTCCCCGTCTCCCTCTACCCGGAGGCCGCGGTGTACGTCACCGGCCCCACCCTCGACCGGCTCGCGCCGCACGCCTCGACGGTCTCCACCGTGCTGCTCAACCCGGCCGGCGACACCGGCCACGACGCGGCCCGTGCGGCCGTGGAGCGGGCGCTCGCCACGCACCCGGAGATCCGGATCGCCGACACCGGCTCCGACGCCGACCTCATCCGCTCCCTGCTCGACCGGATGATGCTCGTCGTCACCGTCCTGCTCGGCTTCTCCATCGCGATCGCCGCGCTCGGCGTCGCCGCCACCCTGATGCTGACGGTGGAGGAACGCACCCGCGAGTTCGGGATGCTCCGCGCGATCGGCCTCGCGGGCGAGCAGCTGCGCCGCATGCTGACCCTGGAATCGGTGCTGCTCGCGCTCACCGGGGCGCTCGCCGGCACTCTCCTCGGCCTGCTGTACGGGACGCTGGCCGCCCGCTCCGTCCTGGCGGGCCACGTCTCGCCGCTGGAAGCCCTGGCCTCCTCGGGCGGTACGGCCCTGACGATCCTGGCGATCCTCGCGGCCACCGTCCTCACGGGCGTCGCGGCCTCGGTCCTGCCGGCCCGCAGGGTCCGCCGGATGGTGGTCGTGGACGCGCTCCAGGCGGCCTAG
- a CDS encoding TIGR03084 family metal-binding protein, with translation MSDPVDVLDDLRDESEELDALVAELIEEQWGAQTPAPGWTIAHQIAHLAWTDHAALLAATDADAFAAETAKAVAAPDRWVDEGAEEGAKVPPAELLARWRTGREQLQEALRAVPPGARFPWYGPPMSAPAMATARLMETWAHGQDVADTLNIVRTPTARLRHVAWIGHRARDYAFLVRGIPAPAEPFRVELEAPDGGLWTYGPEGAAQRVTGPALDFCLLVTQRLHRDDTALVAEGADAERWLGIAQAFAGPAGGGRAPHGAPE, from the coding sequence GTGTCCGACCCCGTCGACGTCCTCGACGACCTGCGCGACGAGAGCGAGGAACTCGACGCTCTTGTCGCAGAGTTGATCGAGGAGCAGTGGGGCGCCCAGACCCCCGCCCCCGGCTGGACGATCGCCCATCAGATCGCCCACCTCGCCTGGACCGACCACGCCGCCCTCCTCGCCGCCACCGACGCCGACGCCTTCGCCGCCGAGACCGCGAAGGCCGTCGCCGCCCCCGACCGCTGGGTCGACGAGGGCGCCGAGGAAGGCGCCAAGGTGCCGCCCGCCGAGCTCCTCGCCCGCTGGCGCACCGGCCGCGAGCAGCTCCAGGAGGCCCTGCGCGCCGTCCCGCCCGGGGCCAGGTTCCCCTGGTACGGGCCGCCGATGAGCGCCCCCGCCATGGCCACCGCCCGGCTGATGGAGACCTGGGCGCACGGCCAGGACGTCGCCGACACCCTGAACATCGTCCGCACGCCCACCGCCCGGCTCCGGCACGTCGCCTGGATCGGCCACCGGGCCCGCGACTACGCCTTCCTGGTGCGGGGCATCCCGGCGCCCGCCGAGCCGTTCCGCGTCGAACTGGAAGCACCCGACGGCGGGTTGTGGACGTACGGCCCCGAGGGCGCCGCCCAGCGCGTCACCGGACCGGCCCTCGACTTCTGTCTGCTCGTCACCCAGCGCCTCCACCGCGACGACACCGCCCTGGTCGCCGAGGGCGCGGACGCCGAGCGCTGGCTCGGCATCGCCCAGGCCTTCGCGGGCCCGGCAGGTGGCGGCCGCGCACCGCACGGAGCCCCGGAATGA
- a CDS encoding acyclic terpene utilization AtuA family protein, with the protein MIRIGNASGFYGDRFDAVREMLTGGELDVLTGDYLAELTMLILGRDQLKDPTAGYAKTFLRQMEEGLGLAHERGVRIVANAGGLNPAGLADALRALAAQLGLPTRIAHVEGDLLPARDGALTANAYLGGAGIAACLAAGADVVVTGRVTDAALVTGPAQWHFGWGPEAYDELAGAVVAGHVLECGTQATGGNYAFFRGHDVRRPGFPVAELHADGSSVITKHPGTGGLVDVGTVTAQLLYETAGARYAGPDVTARLDSVRLTQDGPDRVRVEGVRGEAPPPALKVGLSRLGGFRNEVVFVLTGLDIEAKADLLQEQIADALAKNPPAEVRWELSRTDRPDAATEETASALLRLVVRDRDPDKVGRTVTGAAVELALASYPGFHVTAPPGKGAPYGVFESTYVPQGEVPHTAVLPDGTRRELPVPPRTRGLVPVPDPDLPPPLPEGPTRRAPLGRIAGARSGDKGGDANVGVWVRTEEEWRWLAHTLTVEKVKELLPETRDLEVVRHLLPNLRALNFTIAGLLGDGVASQSRFDPQAKALGEWLRSRRLDVPEELL; encoded by the coding sequence ATGATCCGTATCGGCAACGCCTCCGGCTTCTACGGCGACCGCTTCGACGCCGTCCGCGAGATGCTCACCGGCGGTGAACTCGACGTCCTCACCGGCGACTACCTCGCCGAGCTCACCATGCTCATCCTCGGCCGCGACCAGCTCAAGGACCCCACGGCCGGGTACGCGAAGACCTTCCTGCGCCAGATGGAGGAGGGCCTCGGCCTCGCCCACGAGCGCGGCGTCCGGATCGTCGCCAACGCGGGCGGCCTCAACCCCGCCGGCCTCGCCGACGCCCTGCGCGCCCTCGCCGCCCAGCTCGGCCTGCCGACCCGGATCGCGCATGTCGAGGGCGACCTGCTGCCCGCCCGCGACGGCGCCCTCACCGCCAACGCCTACCTCGGCGGCGCCGGCATCGCCGCCTGCCTCGCCGCGGGCGCCGACGTCGTCGTCACCGGCCGCGTCACCGACGCCGCCCTCGTCACCGGGCCCGCGCAGTGGCACTTCGGCTGGGGCCCGGAGGCGTACGACGAGCTCGCGGGCGCGGTCGTCGCCGGGCACGTCCTGGAGTGCGGCACCCAGGCCACCGGCGGCAACTACGCTTTCTTCCGGGGCCATGACGTGCGCCGCCCCGGCTTCCCGGTCGCCGAACTCCACGCCGACGGGTCCTCCGTCATCACCAAGCACCCGGGCACCGGCGGCCTCGTCGACGTCGGCACGGTCACCGCCCAGCTCCTCTACGAGACCGCCGGCGCCCGCTATGCGGGACCCGACGTGACCGCCCGCCTCGACTCCGTACGGCTCACCCAGGACGGCCCCGACCGGGTCCGCGTCGAGGGCGTACGGGGAGAGGCCCCGCCTCCCGCCCTCAAGGTCGGGCTCAGCAGGCTCGGCGGCTTCCGCAACGAGGTCGTCTTCGTCCTCACCGGCCTCGACATCGAGGCCAAGGCGGACCTGCTCCAGGAGCAGATCGCCGACGCCCTCGCGAAGAACCCGCCCGCCGAGGTCCGCTGGGAACTCTCCCGCACCGACCGCCCCGACGCGGCTACCGAGGAGACCGCGAGCGCCCTGCTCCGTCTCGTCGTCCGCGACCGGGACCCCGACAAGGTCGGCCGCACCGTCACCGGGGCCGCCGTCGAACTGGCCCTCGCGAGCTACCCCGGCTTCCACGTCACCGCCCCGCCCGGCAAGGGCGCCCCCTACGGGGTCTTCGAGAGCACGTACGTGCCCCAGGGCGAGGTCCCGCACACGGCGGTCCTCCCCGACGGGACCCGCAGGGAGCTCCCCGTACCCCCGAGGACCCGCGGCCTGGTACCCGTACCCGACCCGGACCTCCCACCGCCGCTCCCCGAGGGGCCCACCCGGAGAGCACCCCTCGGCCGGATCGCCGGGGCCCGCAGCGGCGACAAGGGCGGCGACGCGAACGTCGGCGTGTGGGTGCGGACGGAGGAGGAGTGGCGCTGGCTGGCCCACACCCTGACCGTGGAGAAGGTGAAAGAACTCCTCCCGGAGACACGTGACTTGGAAGTTGTGAGGCATTTGCTGCCGAACCTGCGGGCCCTCAACTTCACGATTGCCGGACTGCTCGGCGATGGCGTCGCCTCGCAGTCCCGCTTCGATCCTCAAGCCAAGGCCTTGGGCGAATGGCTTCGTTCCCGGCGCTTGGACGTACCGGAGGAACTGCTTTGA
- a CDS encoding acyl-CoA carboxylase subunit beta yields MTFITSALDTGGPDHAAHRAAMLDKLAALDAEHAKALAGGGEKYTARHRKRGKLLARERIELLVDPDSPFLELSPLAAWGSDYTVGASLVTGIGVVEGVECLITANDPTVRGGASNPWTLKKALRANEIAYANRLPVISLVESGGADLPSQKEIFIPGGALFRDLTRLSAAGIPTIAVVFGNSTAGGAYVPGMSDHAVMIRERSKVFLGGPPLVKMATGEESDDESLGGAEMHARTSGLADHYAVDEADAIRQARRIVARLNHRKHHADPGPVEPPKYDEEELLGIVPGDLKTPFDPREVIARIVDGSDFDEFKPLYGTSLTTGWARLHGYPVGILANAQGVLFSAESQKAAQFIQLANQRDIPLVFLHNTTGYMVGKEYEQGGIIKHGAMMINAVSNSRVPHLSVLMGASYGAGHYGMCGRAYDPRFLFAWPSAKSAVMGPQQLAGVLSIVARASAAAKGQPYDDEADAGLRALVEAQIESESLPMFLSGRLYDDGVIDPRDTRTVLGLCLSAIHTAPVEGARGGFGVFRM; encoded by the coding sequence GTGACCTTCATCACTTCCGCCCTCGACACCGGCGGGCCCGACCACGCCGCCCACCGCGCGGCCATGCTGGACAAGCTCGCCGCCCTCGACGCCGAACACGCCAAGGCGCTCGCCGGCGGCGGCGAGAAGTACACCGCCCGCCACCGGAAGCGCGGCAAGCTCCTCGCCCGCGAGCGGATCGAGCTGCTCGTCGACCCGGACAGCCCGTTCCTCGAACTCTCCCCGCTCGCCGCCTGGGGCAGCGACTACACCGTCGGGGCTTCCCTGGTGACCGGCATCGGGGTCGTCGAGGGCGTCGAGTGCCTGATCACCGCCAACGACCCGACCGTGCGCGGCGGCGCCTCCAACCCGTGGACGCTGAAGAAGGCCCTGCGGGCCAACGAGATCGCGTACGCCAACCGGCTGCCCGTCATCTCGCTCGTCGAGTCCGGCGGCGCCGACCTGCCCTCCCAGAAGGAGATCTTCATCCCGGGCGGGGCGCTCTTCCGCGACCTCACCCGGCTCTCCGCCGCCGGCATCCCGACGATCGCGGTCGTCTTCGGGAACTCGACGGCGGGCGGCGCCTACGTCCCCGGCATGTCCGACCACGCCGTGATGATCAGGGAGCGGTCGAAGGTGTTCCTCGGCGGGCCGCCGCTGGTGAAGATGGCGACGGGCGAGGAGAGCGACGACGAGTCGCTCGGCGGCGCCGAGATGCACGCCCGCACCTCCGGTCTCGCCGACCACTACGCCGTCGACGAGGCCGACGCGATCCGCCAGGCCCGCCGGATCGTCGCCCGTCTCAACCACCGCAAACACCATGCGGACCCGGGCCCGGTGGAGCCGCCGAAGTACGACGAGGAAGAACTCCTCGGGATCGTCCCCGGCGACCTCAAGACGCCCTTCGACCCGCGCGAGGTGATCGCCCGGATCGTCGACGGCTCGGACTTCGACGAGTTCAAGCCGCTGTACGGGACGTCGCTGACCACGGGCTGGGCGCGGCTCCACGGCTATCCGGTCGGCATCCTCGCCAACGCGCAGGGCGTCCTGTTCTCCGCGGAGTCGCAGAAGGCCGCCCAGTTCATCCAGCTCGCCAACCAGCGCGACATCCCGCTCGTCTTCCTCCACAACACCACCGGCTACATGGTCGGCAAGGAGTACGAGCAGGGCGGCATCATCAAGCACGGCGCGATGATGATCAACGCGGTGTCGAACTCCCGCGTGCCCCACCTCTCCGTCCTCATGGGGGCGTCGTACGGAGCCGGGCACTACGGCATGTGCGGCCGCGCCTACGACCCGCGCTTCCTCTTCGCCTGGCCGAGCGCGAAGTCCGCCGTCATGGGCCCGCAGCAGCTCGCCGGTGTCCTCTCCATCGTGGCGCGCGCCTCCGCCGCCGCGAAGGGACAGCCGTACGACGACGAGGCCGACGCCGGGCTGCGCGCCCTGGTGGAGGCGCAGATCGAGTCCGAGTCGCTGCCGATGTTCCTCTCCGGCCGGCTCTACGACGACGGGGTCATCGACCCCCGCGACACCCGCACGGTCCTCGGACTGTGCCTCTCCGCGATCCACACGGCACCGGTCGAGGGCGCGCGCGGCGGCTTCGGCGTCTTCCGAATGTGA
- a CDS encoding biotin carboxylase N-terminal domain-containing protein, translating to MMQTVLVANRGEIACRVFRTCRELGISTVAVYSDADAGALHVREADAAVRLPGAAPSETYLRGDLVVKAALAAGADAVHPGYGFLSENADFARAVTDAGLIWIGPPPEAIEAMASKTRAKELLGIEPLTDITEADLPVLVKAAAGGGGRGMRIVRELSSLEGELRAASAEAASAFGDGEVFVEPYVENGRHVEVQLLCDTHGTVWALGTRDCSLQRRHQKVIEEAPAPGLPAALEAQLLDTAVRAAKAVGYVGAGTVEFLVAGGRAHFLEMNTRLQVEHPVTEEVYGVDLVGLQLAVAEGHPLPPEPPAPRGHAVEARLYAEDPARGWAPQTGVLHRFEVAGGVRVDTGYASGDTIGVHYDPMLAKVIVHAPTREAALRKLAHTLERAVVHGPVTNRDLLVASLRHPEYASQGALDTGFYDRNLPALTTPAQGGEYAAVAAALAEASSRRSRFGGGWRNLRSQDETRTYGDHEVRYRPTRDGGYEVTSPEGVRVVQAGPGSVSLEVAGVVRHFEVAAYEDTVHAGGHRLTVRPRFTDPRDQSAPGSLLAPMPGTVVRVADGLAVGDRVTAGQPLLWLEAMKMEHRVVAPASGTLTALHAVPGRQVEVGALLAVVQEAVQEAVPEAVQQAVPEAVQEHAPSEAQEEDPA from the coding sequence ATGATGCAGACCGTACTGGTCGCGAACCGGGGCGAGATCGCCTGCCGGGTCTTCCGCACCTGCCGTGAGCTGGGCATCTCCACCGTCGCCGTGTACTCCGACGCGGACGCGGGCGCGCTGCACGTCCGGGAGGCCGACGCGGCGGTACGACTGCCGGGGGCCGCGCCCTCGGAGACGTACCTGCGCGGCGATCTGGTCGTGAAGGCGGCGCTCGCGGCGGGCGCCGACGCCGTCCACCCCGGGTACGGCTTCCTCTCCGAGAACGCCGACTTCGCGCGCGCCGTGACCGACGCCGGCCTGATCTGGATCGGCCCGCCGCCGGAGGCGATCGAGGCGATGGCGTCGAAGACCCGGGCGAAGGAACTCCTCGGGATCGAGCCGCTCACGGACATCACCGAGGCCGATCTGCCCGTCCTGGTGAAGGCGGCGGCGGGCGGCGGCGGCCGGGGCATGCGGATCGTACGGGAACTCTCTTCTCTGGAAGGTGAGTTGCGGGCGGCTTCGGCCGAGGCGGCGAGCGCGTTCGGGGACGGCGAGGTGTTCGTCGAGCCGTACGTGGAGAACGGCCGGCACGTCGAGGTGCAGCTCCTCTGCGACACCCACGGCACGGTCTGGGCGCTCGGCACCCGCGACTGCTCCCTCCAGCGCCGGCACCAGAAGGTGATCGAGGAGGCGCCCGCGCCCGGTCTGCCCGCCGCGCTCGAAGCGCAGCTCCTCGACACGGCCGTCCGGGCCGCGAAGGCCGTCGGGTACGTGGGCGCGGGCACGGTCGAGTTCCTCGTCGCGGGCGGGCGGGCGCACTTCCTGGAGATGAACACCCGCCTCCAGGTCGAGCACCCGGTGACGGAGGAGGTGTACGGGGTCGACCTGGTCGGGCTCCAGCTCGCCGTCGCCGAGGGCCACCCGCTTCCCCCCGAGCCCCCGGCCCCGCGCGGCCACGCGGTCGAGGCCCGGCTCTACGCCGAGGACCCGGCGCGGGGCTGGGCCCCGCAGACGGGCGTCCTGCACCGCTTCGAGGTCGCCGGGGGCGTGCGCGTCGACACCGGATACGCCTCGGGGGACACGATCGGCGTCCACTACGACCCGATGCTCGCGAAGGTGATCGTCCACGCCCCGACCCGGGAGGCGGCCCTCCGCAAGCTCGCCCACACCCTGGAGCGGGCGGTGGTCCACGGCCCGGTCACCAACAGGGACCTGCTGGTCGCGTCGCTCAGGCACCCGGAGTACGCGTCGCAGGGGGCTCTCGACACGGGCTTCTACGACCGGAACCTGCCCGCGCTGACGACCCCGGCGCAGGGCGGGGAGTACGCGGCGGTGGCGGCGGCCCTCGCCGAGGCGTCGTCCCGCAGGAGCCGCTTCGGCGGTGGCTGGCGCAATCTCCGCTCGCAGGACGAGACGAGGACGTACGGGGACCACGAGGTCCGCTACCGGCCGACGAGGGACGGAGGCTACGAGGTCACGTCGCCGGAGGGCGTACGCGTGGTGCAGGCCGGGCCCGGCTCCGTGAGCCTGGAAGTGGCGGGAGTCGTCCGGCACTTCGAGGTCGCCGCGTACGAGGACACCGTCCACGCGGGCGGCCACCGCCTCACCGTCCGGCCCCGCTTCACCGACCCGCGCGACCAGTCGGCACCCGGCTCCCTGCTCGCCCCGATGCCCGGCACCGTCGTCCGGGTCGCGGACGGCCTCGCCGTCGGCGACCGGGTCACCGCCGGACAGCCGCTGCTCTGGCTGGAGGCCATGAAGATGGAGCACCGGGTCGTCGCCCCCGCCTCCGGCACGCTCACCGCACTCCACGCCGTGCCCGGCCGCCAGGTCGAGGTGGGCGCCCTGCTCGCCGTCGTACAGGAAGCCGTACAGGAAGCCGTACCGGAAGCCGTGCAGCAAGCCGTACCGGAAGCCGTACAGGAACACGCCCCGTCCGAAGCACAGGAGGAAGACCCCGCATGA